A single Streptomyces mirabilis DNA region contains:
- a CDS encoding XRE family transcriptional regulator — MPRWRDLPDELDPQVREFASQLRRLVDRSGLGIAAVADRTGYSKTSWERYLNGRLLAPKGAIVALAEVTGTNPIHLTTMWELAERAWSRSEMRHDMTMEAIRISQARAALGEFGAPPAKKSNGKQARKGGSATATPGITPGIAGPAGVSPTVPPQPSATEVEDSSYGSSSSLGGGARGGAGYGGSSSGGPSGGPSSGGGSRGGGWGVVATPSGDGGRYGPSTPAGAAGPGGSAGPGASAGSAGPGGSVGPAGPVGTGGSGAPVGGSADAAARRKRRLTMFLAGVVGALVVIAAVVYFTGGDDSKKAQSAPRTPSTSAAVNPDLPAGVKCSGAGCTGKDPENMGCGGQLATTSTSITVGTTLVEVRYSKTCAAAWARITQAVIGDSVQVTAGTAAKQTGTVDNATDAYTPMVAVKDAAEAKACVTLKSGQKGCTK; from the coding sequence ATGCCTCGTTGGAGGGACTTGCCGGATGAACTCGATCCGCAGGTCAGGGAGTTCGCCAGCCAGCTGCGTCGGCTGGTCGACCGGAGCGGGCTGGGCATCGCCGCGGTGGCCGACCGTACGGGCTACAGCAAGACGTCCTGGGAGCGGTACCTCAACGGTCGGCTCCTCGCGCCCAAGGGCGCGATCGTCGCCCTGGCCGAGGTGACCGGGACCAATCCCATCCATCTGACGACCATGTGGGAGCTGGCCGAGCGTGCGTGGAGCCGCTCGGAGATGCGCCACGACATGACCATGGAAGCGATCCGGATCTCCCAGGCGCGCGCCGCGCTCGGGGAGTTCGGGGCGCCCCCGGCGAAGAAGAGCAACGGCAAGCAGGCCCGTAAGGGCGGCAGCGCGACCGCGACGCCCGGCATCACGCCCGGGATCGCCGGGCCCGCGGGGGTGTCGCCGACGGTGCCACCGCAGCCGTCCGCCACGGAGGTGGAGGACTCGTCGTACGGCTCTTCGTCGTCGCTCGGGGGTGGGGCGCGCGGGGGTGCCGGGTACGGCGGGTCCTCTTCGGGCGGGCCTTCGGGTGGACCTTCGTCCGGTGGGGGCTCGCGTGGCGGGGGCTGGGGGGTCGTCGCCACGCCGTCCGGTGACGGGGGGCGGTACGGGCCGTCGACTCCGGCGGGGGCTGCGGGACCGGGGGGTTCTGCGGGGCCGGGGGCTTCTGCGGGTTCTGCGGGTCCGGGCGGTTCTGTGGGTCCGGCCGGGCCTGTCGGTACCGGTGGGTCGGGTGCGCCCGTGGGGGGATCCGCGGACGCGGCGGCGCGGCGTAAGCGGCGGCTGACGATGTTCCTCGCGGGGGTTGTGGGTGCGCTCGTGGTGATAGCCGCGGTCGTGTACTTCACCGGGGGCGACGACAGCAAGAAGGCGCAGAGCGCGCCCAGGACGCCCTCGACGTCCGCCGCGGTCAATCCCGATCTGCCGGCGGGGGTGAAGTGCAGTGGCGCCGGTTGCACGGGCAAGGACCCGGAGAACATGGGGTGCGGTGGGCAACTGGCGACGACCAGCACCAGCATCACCGTCGGTACCACCCTCGTCGAGGTGCGCTACAGCAAGACCTGTGCCGCGGCCTGGGCCCGCATCACCCAGGCCGTGATCGGTGACTCGGTGCAGGTGACGGCCGGTACCGCTGCCAAGCAGACCGGGACCGTCGACAATGCCACCGATGCGTACACCCCGATGGTCGCCGTCAAGGACGCCGCCGAGGCGAAGGCGTGCGTCACGTTGAAATCGGGCCAGAAGGGCTGCACGAAGTGA
- a CDS encoding helix-turn-helix domain-containing protein, which yields MGAWQPLPEELPAEVRHFVEQLRLLKDRTGMSLVALGTRTAYSKSSWQRYLNASQPPPRQAVVALCRVAGVAGEETERFGVRWELAVRAWPREPVPPVPPVRVPVGGPVPGPVSVPGGEPAPGAEAAVPATYAVPAARGRDGYEEDPTLPWWDLLDEESSRRPPASRTSRLLLYAALLAVVLLLAAVVGAVTLG from the coding sequence ATGGGTGCCTGGCAGCCGCTGCCGGAGGAGCTTCCTGCGGAGGTACGGCACTTCGTCGAGCAGTTGCGGCTGCTCAAGGACCGCACCGGGATGAGCCTGGTCGCGCTGGGCACGCGTACCGCGTACAGCAAGTCCTCCTGGCAGCGCTACCTCAACGCGAGCCAGCCGCCGCCCCGCCAGGCGGTCGTCGCCCTGTGCCGGGTCGCGGGTGTCGCGGGCGAGGAGACCGAACGTTTCGGGGTGCGCTGGGAACTGGCGGTGCGGGCCTGGCCGCGCGAGCCCGTGCCGCCCGTACCGCCCGTACGAGTACCGGTGGGCGGTCCCGTCCCCGGCCCCGTCTCCGTACCCGGCGGTGAACCTGCTCCCGGCGCCGAAGCCGCCGTCCCCGCCACGTACGCCGTTCCCGCCGCGCGCGGCCGTGACGGCTACGAGGAGGACCCCACGCTCCCGTGGTGGGACCTGCTCGACGAGGAGTCGTCCCGGCGGCCCCCCGCGTCCCGTACGTCCCGCCTCCTCCTCTACGCGGCCCTGCTCGCCGTCGTCCTCCTCCTCGCCGCCGTCGTGGGTGCCGTCACCCTCGGGTGA